In the genome of Rhopalosiphum padi isolate XX-2018 chromosome 1, ASM2088224v1, whole genome shotgun sequence, the window ttatgttatattttctgcgttcaaatataatacatagtattcGCAGATATATAGTCATAGAGTTGTTTACTTAAATTGTTCTGTCATACGCATTAGGCAGGTACACGCTGCTGCCGCGGAAAGCGaagatatgtatataaatagtgaatattatataaattattacacccATCGAATGGACGATACAATTATATCGTAAATTCCTCCCACTGCGGTAGTATACACTCGAGGtggaaatatttatcatttacctAAGTAACAATAATTTGTGGCCGTGATACGGCACGTACCCGTAACGCGTTGaacaattaatgaataatgtatttagcACTGACTGTATATACGGCGGCGAGGAAGTGACTGTCGCTATATCCACCGGAAAACGGCGTTTGGCAACAGTaccgctataataatataatacacgtttcAATCAATCTAAAATCGTGTAAAGTTGGGTTCACGGTTTctcagctatatatatatatatgtataagtatacgtCGTCTGTCGTATCGTGCGGCTTTTATCGCGCGTATTCCGATTGGCcgcgacaataatattatatcacatcaTAACTCACTGCAAAACACGATGTACACAAATATCCTGCAGAGTTGTGTGGAACTCGACTTTTGGACGGcgagacattataatatatatatacctacatacagtATAAAGACACTATACATACCAGGGGTGGCGAACCTTTTGGGGGTCAAATGCCAAATTTTCGCAGTCAaagttttgaacatttttcacGTGcccaaaagaaattaaattttctaagtttaaaaataaagttactgatgtattatatattatattttattaagtaagcacagctttttttgttattataatttttaaaatgtatatagtttgtTTCTTTGAATTTCTCATAACAGTTATgatcaaaacataataaatagtataatttttaatagtttaaattttttcacgTGCCATTGAAATTTGGTCAGCGTGCCGTAGGTTTGTCACCCCTGCTATGTACAGACGACGTGGCTGCAGTGAACCCGTGGCCTCGCCAGTTGTTAAACAACGCGCGCGCAAAGGCCGCGGTACTGcatttaccccccccccccccacggacaatattttcattttaataacagtGTTGACCGCgacagaaataaaacaaaaaaataaactattgaaattattattattatgtttttcgcAGGAGCGTCGGACGGCGCAAAGCACGCGGTCATGCAGCGACCGGCGGCGGATGATCGAGAGTACGACGATGACGTCGACGACTGCGACTGGCCGATAGACGAGAACGTGTTGCGATCGCTGTCCGAAGACGTACGGCCAACGCCGGTGGTGGCCGCACGGGCGAACAGTGACGACGCAGTGGCCTCCGACGTCCGACTGTGTTTGGTCGAACGAGTGGTGCCGACGGCCGAGACGATGCGGCGGCTACGATTGCGACGGCTGCTTCTGCGCCGGCCACCGCGGTGGTGGCCGGAAAACGGCGGTGGTACAGCCGCGGTGGCCGAGTCCAGGCGGACACAAATGAAGCTGATGTCCGTGCCGTCGGCGTACTCGGCGAACGGCGAGTACTACGCGCCCGAAGCGGCGTACGTGTCGCGGACGGTGGAAGAACTGTCGTCGGAACCGTGGACGACAGCGGCACCGCCGGACAACGGGTACACGTACACCGCCGGCACGGTGCACTACGACCGCGAGACAGGCGCGTGCTATCTGCACGGATTCGCCGACCCGCAGGCCCGGGTAACCGTCGACTGCGTGCTGCTGACGGCCGTCCTGCCCCGGCACCGGGCCACCGTCAAGATGTACTCCACGCTCCGGCCACCGTCCGCCGACCACCCAGGCCCTCCCGTTCTGGTGCCGCACCATTTCCAAGTGTTCTCGCGCGCCGTCCTGTTCCGCTGACGCACATGATATTACAACGATGTTGCCGTAACGACGTGCACGAACCCGTAGATTTGTGTGCCGGTCCACGAACGTACGtctatatgtactatatattattatattataattgttttgttgttgtttgctGTTGAAATACTATTACTACGGAGTATATCGTAACttcgtatattatacgcgtaataacagcttataactattataatttactgcatacatttcgtatataatacaaaatatattatattattaacttttttgtaaattaaatcgaCTAAGTTTGAAATCTATACATTACCAATGTACCCACTACAGTGTATAGGGATACacaatgactaatgagtataaTGACATGTCGGTTAGTGTGTGTATTATTAGGTCGTCTGGTTCGCATTGGCAAGTGACGGGCAACAGCGATGAGCGACAAGGAATTTCCTAAAATGCATACACGTACGATTAACCCGTATATACAATACTTTACAGAGATTTACAGGCCCTCTaggatttaaaacttttttataagtGGACTCTATACATTCGCGTATTGTGTTATGTCCGTCtttcgataataattataataatgttcttaTAAATCTATAACATCACAAAATCGACTCTACTCAACTCAAATTTACTATGTTATttgtttgtaagacggagacaatacaAGCAGATGTAGCATCCTCTTATAAGcatctaaaacaataataaagctTAAATTACAGTTATCTTAAAAAAAGGAAATAGTAAAACAGGCTACAGGTTGCTTCCGCCTATTATCtcgtatacctataggtattcaAAGTATGtgagtgagtgtgtgtgtgtgtgtgtgtgtgttcaggTCAAGCAGACGATCTTTATTGTGAGGTCAGCGGCGTGGGTTGTCGTCAAGTGTAAAATGATCTTTACCACGCACAAACCTTGGACAACAAAATATGAGGATAATCATCCCCACGCAGAAATAGGCTGCAACGGTGATGGGAGTGTGGGCGATGCGGGAGAGAGAGACGACACCGTCTTTTGTTTTCCCggagaatttaaaaaatgtgtttaggTCGACCGTTTTCtacgtgtaggtatataatacatacataatatatatgtatactcagTACGCATATACAAgaaatactgtaatataatatgtatacaatatacatgtattcgtgacgtgaatttattattataccacagcacgtacacacatatatatatagtgtgtgtGGTTTGCGCACAACAACCGCGTAAATGCGATTATAATACAAAGGCCGGGCGAGGTTGAACAGCGGATGAAAGAGGGTGGAAAATTCTCGGtttgacgatttttttttttctaaccctGCTGCCGCCTTCATCCGTTACCCACGAAACTTTGTTGTTAAATGTACGGAAGTATCGTTGTTATCGTGTACGCAGACAAACGAATTTATTGtggatacatataatattgtaataatttgtgtattgtgtgtaggtatatatacgcaTACATCGCAAtagccaatattatattataatgtatagctcATAAGTAGGCAATAGCATATCGTTGTCATGTACACTTATATATACACTAacattgtataggtatacctatatggtGTTTTGCTGTGTTTGAGAGTTTTCCATACAAACTTTGATAATGCCCCGCATATATTATTCAATGGAATCGTAAACCTATTTTGCGTTTCGCGAATGCAGGACTTGTGGAACagcaagtt includes:
- the LOC132917972 gene encoding uncharacterized protein LOC132917972; protein product: MQRPAADDREYDDDVDDCDWPIDENVLRSLSEDVRPTPVVAARANSDDAVASDVRLCLVERVVPTAETMRRLRLRRLLLRRPPRWWPENGGGTAAVAESRRTQMKLMSVPSAYSANGEYYAPEAAYVSRTVEELSSEPWTTAAPPDNGYTYTAGTVHYDRETGACYLHGFADPQARVTVDCVLLTAVLPRHRATVKMYSTLRPPSADHPGPPVLVPHHFQVFSRAVLFR